The DNA region CGGCGCCGCCGCCTCCTCCCCGTCCGACGCGGGCGCCGAGGCCGTCCACAAGGCCGACATCGCAACCGCCGAGCACCTGGGCGAGCGCGTCGCCCGGCACACCGCGATCGTGCTGGCCGGCCGCGCCGCCCTGGCCGGCTGACACTCCCGCCCCCGGGTACGGCTACGCCGCCGGGTCCGCCCCCAGCACGGGCGCCCGGCGGCGTCCGCCGTCCACCGCCGCCAACTCCGCACCGGTGGTGTCCGGCAGCAACCACAGACAGCCCAGGGCCAGCACCCCCAGGGCCGCCAGGTACCAGCCGACCGGCTGCGCCGTCCCGTACGCCGCGGTCAGCCTGGTCGCCACCAGCGGCGTCGTCGCCCCGCCGATCACACCGCCCAGGTTGTACGTCAACGCGGCACCGGTGTAGCGCACCCGGGTCGGGAACAGCTCGGGCAGGAACGCCGCCAACGGGCCCAGCAGACACCCCAGTACCACCATCGCCCCGGCCAGCCCGAGGAACATCAGCGGCCGACGCACCGTCTCCACCAGCGGGAACAGCACCAGCGACCACCCCGCCGCCAGGCCCGTCGCCCACCGCAACGTCCGCCGCCGGCCCCACCGGTCACTGCACGCGGCGCTCCACCACACCGTCACGGCGCCGCCCACCGCCCCGACCAGCAGCATCGCCAGCACCAGCGTGCTCGCCACCCCGAGGCCGGACGTCGTGTACGCCAACGCGTACGTGGTGGTCAGGTAGAACAGCGCGTACCCGATCGTGATCGCCCCGCCGCCCGCCAACACCGGCCGCCAGTGCTCCCGCAGCACCTCCACCACCGGCAGACGGTCCCGCCGCTCGTCCGCCCGGAACAGCGGCGACTCCGCCAGGCGCAACCGCACGAACAGCCCCACCGCCACCAGCGCCAGCGAGGCCAGGAACGGCACCCGCCAGCCCCACTCCCGGAACGACCGCTCGTCCAGGCCCAGTTGCAGCGCCAGGAACCCGCCGTTCGCCAGCACGAACCCACCCGACGGCCCCAACTGCAGGAATCCCCCGTACCGCCCACGCCGCTCGGCCGGCGCGTTCTCCGCGATCAACAGCGCCGCCCCGCCCCACTCCCCGCCCAACCCGACGCCCTGGCACACCCGCAACACCACCAGCAGCACCGGCGACCACCACCCCCACACCGCGAACCCCGGCAACAACCCCACCGCCGCCGTCGCCAGCCCCATCAACAGCAACGACACCACCAGCGTCGCCTTCCGGCCGACCCGGTCCCCGAAGTGCCCGAACACCACCGCCCCCAACGGCCGGGCCAGGAACGCCACCGCGTACACCGAGAACGCCGCCAACAGCGCCCCCACCGCGCCCAGTTCCGGAAAGAACACCGGCCCGAACACCAACGCGGCCGCCGTCCCGTACAGGAAGAAGTCGTAGAACTCGATCGCCGTCCCGATCAGCGCGGCAGCCGCCGCCCGCCGCAACTGCCCAACCCGCCAAGCACCCTCCGCATCCATACCACCACCCTCACCACCACCCGGGCTCCCCCACCAGCCCCCACCCGAGTGACCTCGGCGCACCTCCCAACCCGCGCGCCCCACCCCGCGCGCGGGCGCCACCACCGCCTACCTCACATACGGCTCGCCCTCCGCCGCCTCACCACAGCAACCACCACCCCGGCCGCGATCGGCAGCGCACTGCCGCCCACCCCCGACGACGCCTCAGCCTCCGGCGCGCAGGCGGCGCCCCCACCGTCACCTCGGACGGGCTGTCGCCCGGGCTCTCCGATGGCGACCGAGTAGCCGAAGGGACAACCGCACCAGCCGGAAGCGGCGACACATCCGCCGGCCCTTGGATCACCGGGACCCATCAGCGCGATCCGAGGCCGCACCCCGCTGGAGGCGGTACAAGCCGCAACAATGTCCCTGCCGGGCGCACGAAAGCAACGTGCGGCCCCGGACTGCTCTGTCACATTGCTGTTTTAGTCAATGGCCCCGGCGCCCACGACGTTTGGCAGCGCACTTGGATACTCGGCAGAATTCTCCTTCTGCGCAGAGCTCCCCAGCGCTGGCGATCACGAGAACACCCTTTTGCCCGCGCGTTCGCCAGTACCTCGGTTCTTGTCTGTGTCGGCAATCGGGCTCGCCATTCCCGTCCCGTGCCCATCCGGATCAGGCCCGCTCCTCCCGGGCCGCTGAAGGCCTTGCCCGGGAGGAACTACCCGACCAGATCCGGGTGATCCAGCTTGAACCCACCATCGATCACCGTAATAGTGATGCCTTGCCCCTTGGACGTCTTCCACATCGCTGGGGCGTGCACGGATTCCAGGTGCCGCTGCTGTTGGCGGATTGAATCGCCGGCAAGTGCCGGCACGCCCGCGACCCCGACGGCCACAAGCCGCCGGGCCCACATCCAGCGGCTCCCCACCTGGTCCCCCCACAACAGCTGAACTACTTCGCGTACGGGTTGTCCTCCGGCGGCACCGGCGGCTGGTACACCGGCGGAGCCACCAGTGGCACGGCCGCCACGGGCTGCGCAGCAGCCTTCCGCCGCCTCAACACGGCGAACACCACCCCGGCTACCACCACCAGCCCGGCGACCACCCCGCCCACGATCGGCAGCGCACTGCCCGACCCGGACGACGCCTCCGCCTTCGGCTGCGCAGTCGGCGCGTCGCCGGATGCCGCTCCAGCCGGACTCGGCGCCGCCGACGCCGAAACGGACGCACTCGCCGACGCCGACGGAGCAGCCGAAGGCGTCGCCGCATCAGCCGGAAGCGGCGACACATCCGCCGGCCCGGGATCACCGGGATCCGTCAACGCGATCCGCGGTCGAACCGCACCCCACCCTGCGCTGTCGGTACGGCTGGTCCCGCCGTTCGGCCTACCTGCGGTGTTGATGAGCACCCGCAGGACCTGATTTGCCGTCCAGTCCTTGTGCGCCGACCAGATCAACGCCGCCGAGGCGGAGACGAGAGCACTCGCATCGGACGTGCCATGACTCTTGCAATACCCGGTATCGGAAGTGCAGGCCTCCACCATGTCCTCGCCTGGAGCTACGAGCGCAACCTGCGGACCCGTTTCGGATTCCGCCGTCACAGTCCCGTTCCGATCGACAGCCCCGACCCCGACAACATTCGGCAACGCACCCGGGTACTCGACAAGATTGCCCTTCTGTGCAGAATTCCCCACGCTGGAGACCACCAATGAACCCTTGGCCCGCGCACTCGCAAGAACCCGGGTCAGCTTAGCGACGTCTTCGGGAGAAGTTCTGACTTCGGCAACCCCCTGCGAAATATTGATGACCTTGGCACCTTGACTCACCGCATAGTCAACCGCCTGACCGATCTGGTCGAGAAAGTCCGTCGTAACGAACGCACCCTCGGAGCCATTGGAAATCTTCAGTGGCAGAATCTTGACCGCGGGCGCCAGCCCGTACGCCCCAGTTCCCCCTTGGCCCTTCCCGGTTCCCGCGATGAGGCTAGCCATCTGGGTGCCATGGCCTTCGGCATCGGACCCGACGCCACCGGAACTGCCGCTGAAGTCCTTACCGGGAAGAAACTGCCCGACCAGATCTGGATGATCGAGCTTGAATCCCCCGTCGATCACTGCAACGGTAATTCCACCTCCCTTAGAGACATTCCACATCTCCGAAGCATGCATTGCATCCAGATGCCATTGATTGGAACGGATCGAACCATCGGCAAATGCTGGCACCGCGGCCGGGCCGAGCATCGCCCCCGCAGCCAGGACTGCCACGGCGAGCACTCGCCAAGGCGCCCGTACGTTCGTCCGCCCCATCACAACTCCTAGTCAATCTCTCCATTGGGAGACCTTGCCCCGAACAGATCTGCCCGGTCACTGGGTGAGCCCAGTGACCGGGCAGACGATGCCGTCCTACTCAATCACGTCCGGATTGCTGTGCGGCGTACCGCTGGTCCAGCTCTCCTCGTCCTCGTGGAGGTAGTCCGCGCGGTCGCGACGGTCGCGCTCCTTCTTTCCGCCGTGGCCGCCAGTACCCGGGGCCATCATGCCGTTCTGCCCGGACCGGGCACCGCCCTCAGCGGCTCCCGCTGCGGCCGCGCGGTTGCGCAGGCCGGTACCGCCCGGGGTGAACTCCCCGCCGGCGGCTGGGCCCTTGCGGCCGCCGACCGTCCCGCCGGAGGTCGAGGTCAGGCCTCGGCCGCGCGAGCCGCCGACACCGCCGCCACCGACACCGTGGCCGCCGCCCATCCCGGGGTGCATGCCCATTCCGCCCCCCATGGGCGATCCTCCGACCCGGCCGGCGCCCGCCGCGCCCTCGCGGCCGAAGACCGTTCCGCTGGGCAGGCCCGGGGTGCCGGTCTTGCCGGGGACCGATCCACCGCCGAAGGGACCGGTACGGAGGGGCACCGAGCCGCCGGCCTTGCCGGGGACGCTGCCGGTGCCCTTGGCCGGGACGGAGCCGCCACCGGTCCCAGTCGGGTAACCGCCAATCGGTCCGCCACCCGACAGGCCGGGCAGACCGCCAGGGCCATCGGGACCACCGGGGTAGCCAGGCGTTCCGCTCGGGCCGCTCGGCAGAATGGGACCGCTACCGGGTCCGACCGGGGCCGTCTGGTCCGGCAGGGTCGGGAGGCTGTCGAGGCCGGTACCCGGGCGGGTCACCGGGTCCGACGGGTGGGACGGCGGGATCGTGGAGCCCGGGTCCTGCGGCGGCGGGGGCAACTGGCCGCCGCCGTGCGGAGGAACCGGTCCGGTGTGGGTCGGGTAAGACGGGTCCTGCCAGCTCGTTGCCGGATCGCGGGGCCTCATGGTGGCGCCACCGTAGCTGCCACCAGACGGGCTGTAGCTCCCATTGACGCTGCCGCCACTCGTACGGGGGCTACGAAGCGAGGAGCCGGAGCCTCCACCGGAGCCAGCACCAGCGGGAAAGGACGACGAACTGTCTCGACTACCACCATCGGGCGTCCCCGGCAGCGTCACGTCCGTGGGAATCCCGTTCAGCGTCGTCGTCGCCGCGCTGTACGCCTGAGCCAGGTTCCCCACCTGCTTGGCGGCTTCCTGCTGCTCCTTCTGGATCGTCGCCTTGTACCCGTCGTACTCGTTCTTGGTAACCCAAGCGTCCCCGAGCTTCGCCTTCATGTACTCGTCGGGCGTCTGGCCCATTGTTGAGATCTTCGATTCCACATCCGGGGGAACCGTCTGCTTCTCGTAAGCGGCGACCTTGTCCATCGCGTACTGGGGAAGCTGGGGCATCGCGACCTTGGCCGTACTGAGCGCTTCACCTGCCTGGGTCATCGCCCCGCCGGCGGTCGTGGAGTGTTGACCGATGATCGCCGCGGACTTGTACAGGTTCCCGACCCAGGTCTTGAAGTTCTCAGCGGCCTGCCCCTCCCAGTTGACCGTGCCGAGGTGGGCCTGGAGAGCCGTGCTGAGTTCCGTAAGAACCCGACCGGCGTCCTGGAGCTTGCCGGCTCGTTTCAAGAGCATGTCAGGCGCGGTGCCGTCAACCAGCGCCCTGAGCTCGGCGTGCTGCATGTCGTTGTATTCGTCTGCCATGACCTGTTCCCCGTCTCCCGTGAGCCTTTCCCGCGCCGCCGTCAGAGGTTCGCGTTGTCCCGCCGCGCCGATCCGCTCGGCCCCGTGACGCCTGCGCTGCTCGCCACTGCGTTCTGGGCGGCCGCCGCGTTCTCGTCACTGGTCCCGTAGGAGCCCGCCGACTGGACCACGGCTTTCTGCATCGCCTGGATCTGCGCCGTGAAGTCCTTGTGGAGCTTGACGAGCTGGCTGTGAACCTTGCTGTAGGCGGAATTCAGGTCCACTGCCTCCGGGAAAGCCCCGGGGTTCTTCCCGCTGACGAAATTCTCCCGAGTCAGCTTCTGCGCTTCGAGCTTGTACGGCGCAGCCTCCGAGCCCTCCATGGCGGCGAGCAAGGCCTCCACCTTCGTGGCGAACGCAGTGAGTGTCTGAATCTCGATCTGGACGTTCTGCCCGCCGAAGGCGGTGACCAGGGCGTTGGCGTCGCCGTACGTCTGCCCCATGCTCACCAGCGGCCCGTAACCACCCCACGGGGTGCTGAGCGAATAGGGCGTCGACCCGACCGTCGCCGCCGGATCCGTCGGCCCCGCCGGCGTCGCCCCCGCGCCTGATGTAGTCGTCGGCTCTCCCACAGCAATCCACCTCTCCCCCGTACGGCCGGCGCCCGGCGACTCCCGGGCCCTTCCCGCCGCAACACACCGTCAACTTCTGGGTCTTACCGTCCTGGTCGGTGAGAACCACCCGCCCTGGGGGCGGTCCCCGCCTCCGTCATCGTAGCCACCGCCCCTGTCGGACCGGCAGGGACCTTGGCCTGCCCGGGCTCGATCGGTACGAACTTGACACGTACAGCCCTGGCCCGGCCCGCTGGGTAGACTGACCCGGTACGCCCCATCTGCCGCGCAATGTCGCACAGCAGCGACCCGAGGCCGCAGAACGGACGTGACGACATGCCCTTCCCCGAGCAGGTTCAGAGCCCCTGGTGGGCCCGTGCCGTGCGGCCGGAGCGGCCGCCGGTGCCGGTGGTGTTGATGGTGCGGGCCGCGGTCGGGATGGTGGTGCCGTTGGTGGTGGGGCTGTGGGCGC from Kitasatospora cathayae includes:
- a CDS encoding MFS transporter; this translates as MDAEGAWRVGQLRRAAAAALIGTAIEFYDFFLYGTAAALVFGPVFFPELGAVGALLAAFSVYAVAFLARPLGAVVFGHFGDRVGRKATLVVSLLLMGLATAAVGLLPGFAVWGWWSPVLLVVLRVCQGVGLGGEWGGAALLIAENAPAERRGRYGGFLQLGPSGGFVLANGGFLALQLGLDERSFREWGWRVPFLASLALVAVGLFVRLRLAESPLFRADERRDRLPVVEVLREHWRPVLAGGGAITIGYALFYLTTTYALAYTTSGLGVASTLVLAMLLVGAVGGAVTVWWSAACSDRWGRRRTLRWATGLAAGWSLVLFPLVETVRRPLMFLGLAGAMVVLGCLLGPLAAFLPELFPTRVRYTGAALTYNLGGVIGGATTPLVATRLTAAYGTAQPVGWYLAALGVLALGCLWLLPDTTGAELAAVDGGRRRAPVLGADPAA
- the mycP gene encoding type VII secretion-associated serine protease mycosin; this translates as MAVLAAGAMLGPAAVPAFADGSIRSNQWHLDAMHASEMWNVSKGGGITVAVIDGGFKLDHPDLVGQFLPGKDFSGSSGGVGSDAEGHGTQMASLIAGTGKGQGGTGAYGLAPAVKILPLKISNGSEGAFVTTDFLDQIGQAVDYAVSQGAKVINISQGVAEVRTSPEDVAKLTRVLASARAKGSLVVSSVGNSAQKGNLVEYPGALPNVVGVGAVDRNGTVTAESETGPQVALVAPGEDMVEACTSDTGYCKSHGTSDASALVSASAALIWSAHKDWTANQVLRVLINTAGRPNGGTSRTDSAGWGAVRPRIALTDPGDPGPADVSPLPADAATPSAAPSASASASVSASAAPSPAGAASGDAPTAQPKAEASSGSGSALPIVGGVVAGLVVVAGVVFAVLRRRKAAAQPVAAVPLVAPPVYQPPVPPEDNPYAK
- a CDS encoding WXG100 family type VII secretion target, which codes for MADEYNDMQHAELRALVDGTAPDMLLKRAGKLQDAGRVLTELSTALQAHLGTVNWEGQAAENFKTWVGNLYKSAAIIGQHSTTAGGAMTQAGEALSTAKVAMPQLPQYAMDKVAAYEKQTVPPDVESKISTMGQTPDEYMKAKLGDAWVTKNEYDGYKATIQKEQQEAAKQVGNLAQAYSAATTTLNGIPTDVTLPGTPDGGSRDSSSSFPAGAGSGGGSGSSLRSPRTSGGSVNGSYSPSGGSYGGATMRPRDPATSWQDPSYPTHTGPVPPHGGGQLPPPPQDPGSTIPPSHPSDPVTRPGTGLDSLPTLPDQTAPVGPGSGPILPSGPSGTPGYPGGPDGPGGLPGLSGGGPIGGYPTGTGGGSVPAKGTGSVPGKAGGSVPLRTGPFGGGSVPGKTGTPGLPSGTVFGREGAAGAGRVGGSPMGGGMGMHPGMGGGHGVGGGGVGGSRGRGLTSTSGGTVGGRKGPAAGGEFTPGGTGLRNRAAAAGAAEGGARSGQNGMMAPGTGGHGGKKERDRRDRADYLHEDEESWTSGTPHSNPDVIE